A single Cyclopterus lumpus isolate fCycLum1 chromosome 1, fCycLum1.pri, whole genome shotgun sequence DNA region contains:
- the LOC117735426 gene encoding neuronal pentraxin-1-like, with protein sequence MTGTMDGFSWKLFLLSCLFVVGSFAQDFGQTQFICTSVPKDMDLCAATMQNSGPAEDLKTTVMQLRETVLQQKETIMNQKETIRELTSKLSRCESQSLPAAGPGGRRPGSKNTMGDVSRGTTDTLTQLGHTLQTLKQRLENLEQYSRGNNTVQANSLKDLLQNKIDDMEKQVLSRVNTIEETKPATRNDTDQRNRVESTLTTLHHRITDLEKGKDSRPTDTFQLTLPLRTNYMYAKAKKSLPEMYSFSVCLWIKSNASPGVGTPFSYAVPGQANELVLIEWGNNPMEILINDKVAKLPFLINDGKWHHLCITWTTRDGMWEAFQDGVMRGNGENLAPYHPIKPEGVLVLGQEQDTLGGGFDATQAFVGELANLNIWNRKLSVTEIYNLATCNSKPTAGNVFSWTESNIEIFGGATKWTFEPCRSLN encoded by the exons ATGACTGGAACCATGGACGGATTCTCGTGGAAACTTTTTCTACTTTCTTGTCTGTTTGTGGTGGGGAGCTTTGCGCAAGACTTCGGACAGACGCAGTTTATTTGCACGTCGGTGCCCAAGGATATGGACTTGTGCGCGGCCACGATGCAGAACAGCGGGCCGGCGGAGGATCTGAAGACTACGGTCATGCAGCTGCGAGAGACCGTGCTCCAGCAAAAAGAGACCATTATGAACCAAAAGGAGACAATTAGGGAACTAACGTCAAAGTTGAGCCGCTGCGAGAGCCAGAGCCTCCCGGCGGCGGGACCCGGTGGAAGACGACCGGGGTCGAAGAACACGATGGGGGATGTATCCCGGGGCACCACGGACACGCTGACCCAGCTGGGACATACTTTACAGACGCTGAAACAGAGACTGGAGAACCTCGAG CAGTACAGCCGAGGGAACAACACCGTGCAAGCGAACAGCCTGAAAGATTTGCTCCAAAACAAGATAGACGACATGGAGAAGCAGGTTCTGTCCCGGGTCAACACGATAGAGGAGACCAAGCCCGCCACCAGGAATGACACCGATCAGCGGAACAGAGTGGAGTCCACGCTCACGACTCTGCACCACCGGATCACAGACCTGGAGAAAG GTAAAGACAGCAGGCCGACAGATACGTTTCAGCTCACCTTGCCCCTGAGAACCAACTACATGTACGCCAAAGCCAAGAAGAGCCTTCCTGAGATGTACTCCTTTAGCGTGTGTCTGTGGATCAAGTCCAACGCCTCGCCTGGAGTGGGGACGCCCTTCTCCTACGCTGTCCCGGGTCAGGCCAACGAGCTGGTGCTGATTGAGTGGGGGAACAACCCGATGGAGATTCTCATCAATGACAAG GTTGCAAAGCTGCCGTTCCTCATCAATGATGGGAAATGGCATCATCTCTGCATCACGTGGACCACCCGTGACGGGATGTGGGAAGCCTTCCAGGATGGAGTGATGCGGGGAAATGGAGAAAATCTGGCACCGTACCATCCCATCAAACCAGAGGGAGTGCTCGTCCTGGGACAGGAGCAG GACACGTTGGGAGGAGGCTTTGATGCGACACAAGCTTTTGTTGGTGAACTAGCAAACTTGAACATCTGGAATAGGAAACTTTCTGTAACAGAGATCTACAACTTGGCGACCTGCAACAGCAAACCAACGGCTGGCAACGTCTTCTCCTGGACAGAGAGCAACATTGAAATATTTGGCGGAGCGACCAAATGGACCTTTGAGCCTTGCCGTTCGCTCAACTGA